CCTCGACTATGTCAGCGCCTCGCCTTATCGTGTGCCCATCGCGCGTCTGGCGGCAGCACAGGCGGCGCTGAAAAAGGGCAAATAGCCGGAGAGGGCGCGCATGAAGAGCTGGCACCGCTATGCGATCACTCTGGTGGGCGGATTGGCGGTCGGGCTCGGCGCGGCGTGGGCGCTGACCAACGGCGGGCTCGGCGACGGCGGAATCCGCAACGGCCCGTGGACGACCTCGCTCGGTTACGGAACCAAGGCGACGGACCCGTTGACGCGCGCAATGGTCGCGCGTTCGGGCCTGCTGGCGCTGCCCGCGAAGGAAACCGTCTACTGGATGGCAAAGGTCGATGCGGCGGGCGCGCCGCTCGACGGCAATTGCCGCTACAGCCTGTCGGGAACGCCGCTCGACGCGCGCTGGTGGAGCGTTACCGTCTATGACGACAAAGGCTATCTGGTGGATAATCCGGCGCGCACCTGGTCGGTCAACGGCGCGAATGTCGCGCTCGACGCGAAGGGCGAGTGGCGCGTTACGATTTCCCCTGAGAAGCCCGCCAGCGCGGCGTGGTTGCCGGGGATCAAGGGGCGGCCTTTTCAGCTAACCTTGCGCATGTACAACCCCGGCAAGGCGTTCCGGGCCGATCCCGAAAAGGCGGTGCTGCCGCGGCTCGTGAAGGAGGGCTGCTGAGATGCGCGGCTGGCTCGGTCCGATCCTGTTCGGCCTGATCGTCGCCGCCGCGACCGCATGGGCGGCGGTGCTCTATGTCCCCTATGGACTGATGAACGTCGCGATGGAGCGGCTGGGGCAGGGCGGCGTCAACAAGATGTCCTATGGCAATCTCGCGACCCCCGAGCGCCAGCCGGTGGTGCGACCCAGCCCCGACCTTGCCTATTCGAGCTGTCCCTATGACCTGTCGGCGGGGCGGTGGCGATTGACGTGGCGCCGGTGGCGGGACGGTATAGTTCGCTCAGCGTCTTCGACGCGGCGACCGACGTGATCTTCGTCCGCAACGATGTCGAGGCGGGAGGCAAGCCCTATCGAATCATCGTTGCGCGTGCGGGGCAGGCGGTGCCCGCGGGGGCGGAGGTCGTGCGCACCGACCACGACCGCGGCATCGCGCTGATCCGCCTGCTGCTCAAGGATCCCGAGGAAATCGGCGGGCTCGACGCGGCGCGGCGCGAGTCGTCGTGCGCCACGGTCACAAATAAGAAATAGGGGGTTGCGCCCCCGCGCATCGGGTCTTAAAGGCGCCTCTCCACGCACCCGTAGCTCAGCTGGATAGAGCATCAGACTACGAATCTGAGGGTCGGACGTTCGAATCGTTCCGGGTGCGCCATTCCCTTCAAATCGTCACCATGCCGAAAGCCGATTGCGCCTCGCCGCCGGTTTCGCGAACATGGCCGGCCTGTCGAAAGGATGCGGATATGGCCAGGATCGTGTTCGGAATGAACCAGTCGCTCGACGGTTATGTCGACCATATGGAGTTCGCGCCGGATCAGACGCTCTTCCGTCATTTCATCGCGGAAGCCGACGGGCAGACAGGCAGCATCTATGGCCGCACCATGTATGAGATCATGCGCTATTGGGACGATGAGCATCCCGAATGGGGCCCGGACGAGCACGCTTTCGCCGCGGCATGGCGCAAGCAGCACAAATGGGTCGCCTCGCGCACGCTGACCGAGGTCGGTCCTAACGCAACGCTGATCGGCGACGATCTGGAGGGGGCGATCCGGGCGCTCAAAGCCGATCGCGACGGGGAAATCGAAGTCGCCGGTCCGGGGATCGCACAGAGCCTTACCGAACTCAGTCTCATCGACGAATACCGGATCTATCTGCACCCGGTCGTGCTGGGGCAGGGCCGCCCCTATTTCGCGGGGCCCCGGCCGCCGCTCCGCCTCGTGACGCAGGAGCGGATCGGCGGCGACGTGATCAGGCTGGCTTACGTTCCGGCCTGACCCACGCTGGCTTTGTCGTTGCTCAGGCGGGATCGGGAACCGCGAAGCGCAGGCCGCGCATCATCGCGGCGGGGATCACGCTGCCATGGTCCTC
The Sphingopyxis macrogoltabida genome window above contains:
- a CDS encoding DUF1214 domain-containing protein — encoded protein: MKSWHRYAITLVGGLAVGLGAAWALTNGGLGDGGIRNGPWTTSLGYGTKATDPLTRAMVARSGLLALPAKETVYWMAKVDAAGAPLDGNCRYSLSGTPLDARWWSVTVYDDKGYLVDNPARTWSVNGANVALDAKGEWRVTISPEKPASAAWLPGIKGRPFQLTLRMYNPGKAFRADPEKAVLPRLVKEGC
- a CDS encoding dihydrofolate reductase family protein encodes the protein MARIVFGMNQSLDGYVDHMEFAPDQTLFRHFIAEADGQTGSIYGRTMYEIMRYWDDEHPEWGPDEHAFAAAWRKQHKWVASRTLTEVGPNATLIGDDLEGAIRALKADRDGEIEVAGPGIAQSLTELSLIDEYRIYLHPVVLGQGRPYFAGPRPPLRLVTQERIGGDVIRLAYVPA